From the Acidovorax carolinensis genome, one window contains:
- a CDS encoding YCF48-related protein: MKKFKKERFDIGRRRALCFVATVPLVSMEAVWANPVLDALRRPAFVAPHVRGGVLLDVAKSGKRIVAVGERGVVLFSDDVGATWQQASVPVSVTLTAVNFVDEKYGWVTGHSGVVLATSDGGGTWRLQLEGKRAADLWRAEASAGSKNDDDSDKRLQEAQRLVSDGPDKPFLDVHFFDRKRGFVIGAYGLIFATADGGETWSPWMDRLDNPKALHFNALAVQGQRILIVGEQGLLLQSVDGGKTFVRLSSPYPGSWFAVAALPDGKWLLAGLKGNIYTYSPAGFSQCEVPIPVTIGCLSLMHDGSVLALNQAGQALISRDSGGRWTSVSWPPGPPLTAVVELDGSRLLASSLRGVRELPFPK, translated from the coding sequence ATGAAAAAATTTAAGAAAGAGCGCTTTGACATCGGGCGACGCCGCGCCCTGTGCTTTGTAGCTACTGTGCCGCTGGTCAGCATGGAGGCGGTCTGGGCTAACCCCGTGCTTGATGCCTTGCGTCGTCCTGCGTTTGTAGCGCCGCACGTGAGGGGGGGCGTCTTGCTTGATGTTGCCAAGTCTGGCAAACGCATTGTCGCGGTCGGGGAGCGCGGTGTTGTTTTGTTCTCGGATGATGTTGGTGCCACATGGCAGCAGGCGAGTGTGCCAGTCAGTGTCACGCTGACCGCCGTCAACTTTGTAGACGAAAAGTATGGTTGGGTCACAGGTCACTCAGGTGTTGTGCTCGCAACCTCAGACGGCGGTGGAACCTGGCGGCTTCAGCTGGAAGGAAAGAGAGCCGCGGATCTATGGCGTGCAGAAGCGTCGGCAGGATCAAAGAACGACGATGACAGCGACAAGCGTTTGCAGGAGGCTCAACGCTTGGTGTCGGACGGCCCTGATAAGCCCTTCCTGGACGTGCACTTTTTCGATCGAAAGCGAGGTTTTGTGATTGGGGCCTATGGGCTTATTTTTGCAACCGCAGACGGTGGTGAAACCTGGTCGCCCTGGATGGATCGCTTGGACAATCCGAAGGCCCTGCACTTTAACGCGCTTGCGGTGCAGGGACAGCGCATTCTGATAGTCGGCGAGCAAGGGTTGCTGTTGCAATCCGTCGATGGAGGAAAAACCTTCGTCCGACTGAGCTCCCCTTACCCGGGCAGCTGGTTCGCCGTGGCTGCGTTGCCCGACGGCAAGTGGTTGCTGGCTGGTCTGAAGGGCAATATCTATACGTATAGCCCTGCCGGTTTCAGCCAGTGCGAGGTGCCCATTCCTGTCACGATTGGCTGTCTCTCGCTGATGCATGACGGTAGTGTGCTCGCCCTTAACCAGGCCGGGCAGGCATTGATCAGTCGTGATTCAGGGGGAAGATGGACGTCTGTTTCATGGCCGCCAGGCCCACCGTTGACTGCCGTTGTCGAACTTGATGGCAGTCGTCTGCTTGCCAGCAGCTTGCGTGGTGTTCGTGAACTTCCTTTTCCTAAGTGA
- a CDS encoding DUF1329 domain-containing protein, producing the protein MKFMIKPISTIIAYAFLAGVALAEVSADEAAALKSTLTPMGAEKAGNKDGSIPAWTGGYTTPTPGYKKGGRRPDPFASDKPLYSITVKNMAQYADKLTDGTKAMLQKYPDTFRVDVYPSKRTYVAPQWFYDKTFENATKVKLSGLDNPYAVGALGGIPFPIPKNGAEVMVNHQLSYKLEQVYERAKNFTVNSSGQAVLVSHYENYFTFPYNTKGVNVEDGQWWYKVRSTNIGPAIRAGEAVMQHFNVNEDKTLGWIYLTGQRRVRKLPNVCCDTQLSFSAGILTFDELTVFEGDMSRFDWKLVGKKEILVPYNSNRTMVPSKTADVITGAHLNPDHVRWELHRVWVVDATLKPGKRHVSPKSRYYIDEDSWYALLGDRWDAQGKLARTTYLLPIVAPDVPAFIRSSFGLNDLIGGNSYLGSLYNDESVQIRVEEKPFPASTYSPDSMASEGIR; encoded by the coding sequence ATGAAATTTATGATCAAACCCATTTCCACGATCATTGCTTACGCTTTTTTGGCTGGAGTAGCTCTTGCTGAGGTTTCAGCCGATGAAGCCGCTGCGCTGAAATCCACTTTGACACCCATGGGTGCTGAAAAAGCTGGCAATAAAGACGGTTCGATTCCCGCATGGACTGGTGGCTACACCACACCGACGCCCGGCTACAAAAAAGGTGGCCGCCGTCCAGACCCTTTCGCTTCCGACAAGCCTTTGTACAGTATCACTGTAAAGAATATGGCGCAATATGCAGACAAATTGACGGATGGCACAAAGGCGATGCTGCAGAAATACCCGGACACTTTCAGGGTTGATGTATATCCTTCAAAGCGCACTTATGTCGCGCCGCAATGGTTTTATGACAAGACGTTTGAAAACGCCACAAAGGTAAAGCTGTCGGGTCTCGATAATCCCTATGCTGTGGGGGCCTTGGGTGGCATTCCGTTCCCCATTCCGAAGAATGGTGCTGAGGTGATGGTGAACCATCAGCTTTCCTATAAGCTCGAACAAGTTTACGAAAGGGCGAAGAACTTCACTGTGAACAGCAGCGGTCAGGCTGTCTTGGTTTCACATTATGAAAATTACTTTACTTTTCCTTACAACACCAAGGGTGTAAATGTTGAGGATGGTCAGTGGTGGTACAAAGTCCGTTCGACCAATATCGGTCCGGCCATCCGAGCCGGTGAAGCGGTCATGCAGCACTTCAATGTCAATGAAGATAAAACACTGGGGTGGATTTACCTCACAGGGCAACGTCGCGTGCGCAAGCTGCCGAACGTCTGCTGTGATACGCAGCTCTCGTTTTCAGCTGGTATCCTCACTTTTGATGAGCTAACCGTGTTTGAAGGCGACATGAGCCGCTTTGACTGGAAACTGGTCGGCAAGAAAGAAATACTGGTGCCTTACAACAGCAACCGCACAATGGTGCCAAGCAAGACTGCGGATGTGATCACGGGAGCCCACCTCAACCCTGATCATGTGCGTTGGGAATTGCATAGGGTTTGGGTTGTAGACGCCACATTGAAGCCAGGTAAGCGTCATGTGTCACCTAAAAGTCGTTACTACATTGATGAAGACAGTTGGTATGCCTTGCTTGGAGATCGCTGGGATGCGCAAGGAAAATTGGCGCGCACAACGTATCTCTTGCCCATTGTGGCGCCGGATGTACCCGCTTTCATACGCAGCAGTTTCGGTCTCAATGATCTGATAGGTGGCAACTCTTACTTGGGTAGCCTGTACAACGATGAGTCGGTGCAGATTCGCGTTGAGGAGAAACCATTCCCCGCATCAACCTATTCGCCAGATTCGATGGCTAGTGAAGGTATTCGGTAA
- a CDS encoding DUF1302 domain-containing protein, with amino-acid sequence MAIIHNQRKRDGNMKFLKSRRKYLMPSAHIRGIAALCGGLSIGATPALAVVLDTGNPDLNLRWDNTIKYSAARRLDEPSSVLISNPNNDDGDRNFGKGLISSRFDLLSELDFVYKKNMGFRISAAAWNDSVYGRSNANPGFPGGAFPSQTSVPYNQFTAGTRDVHGSGSEVLDAFVFGKFDLFERSASVRAGRHSLLWGESLFFGANAIAGAQMPVDVVKLVSVPGTPFKEAIRPVPMVSGQVQITPDVSVGAYIQVASSRSRLPAAGSYFSNTDYAVDGAENIFFGPGAPSPRFSDMKAKDSGQGGVQLKVKGGDIDYGFYLIQFHNKLPQVVPKLGMTPVGPAPVGHYIAYQEKIKAFGASASKTFGDYNVAAELSFRDNQDLASTQGFDTSALAPVANNNSSNPAYAVGRTAHLNISVLGSVPRTPLWGEATIAGEIAWNRVLKITKNATAADPNATRDGVAMRVVFEPKYRQVLPGLDLGVPIGIGYAPKGSRPMAMTPNAWIPEGGGDISIGLNGTYLDSWNFGLNYTHYYGTARTFNTGANQAFGWGQTLRDRDFISFTARYTF; translated from the coding sequence GTGGCGATCATTCATAACCAAAGAAAGAGAGACGGCAATATGAAGTTCCTAAAATCACGGCGAAAGTACTTGATGCCGTCGGCCCACATTCGTGGCATTGCCGCATTGTGTGGTGGACTCTCCATCGGAGCGACACCTGCCTTGGCTGTTGTGCTTGACACAGGAAATCCTGACTTGAATCTCCGCTGGGACAATACCATCAAGTACAGCGCTGCGCGGCGTCTTGACGAGCCATCATCTGTTCTGATCTCGAATCCAAACAACGACGACGGCGACCGAAATTTTGGCAAAGGACTCATTTCCAGTCGCTTTGACTTGCTGTCGGAATTGGACTTCGTCTATAAGAAGAACATGGGTTTTCGCATCAGTGCGGCTGCTTGGAACGATTCTGTTTATGGCCGTTCCAACGCCAACCCGGGTTTTCCCGGTGGCGCGTTCCCGAGCCAGACCTCGGTTCCCTACAACCAATTCACTGCCGGCACGCGAGATGTTCATGGCAGTGGCAGTGAGGTACTGGATGCTTTCGTCTTTGGTAAATTTGACCTGTTCGAGCGGAGCGCCTCGGTTCGTGCCGGTCGGCACTCGCTGCTTTGGGGCGAAAGCCTGTTTTTTGGTGCCAATGCCATTGCCGGTGCCCAAATGCCGGTGGATGTGGTCAAGCTTGTTTCCGTACCCGGTACGCCTTTTAAGGAAGCGATTCGTCCCGTCCCTATGGTTTCGGGGCAAGTACAGATCACCCCAGATGTCTCGGTTGGGGCCTACATACAGGTAGCTTCATCCAGAAGTCGTCTGCCCGCTGCAGGTAGCTATTTCTCCAACACGGATTACGCTGTCGATGGCGCTGAAAACATCTTTTTTGGGCCTGGTGCACCCAGCCCACGATTTTCCGATATGAAGGCCAAGGATTCTGGACAGGGGGGGGTGCAGCTGAAGGTGAAAGGTGGTGATATCGACTATGGTTTCTATCTGATTCAGTTTCACAACAAATTGCCACAAGTCGTGCCGAAGCTTGGAATGACTCCGGTCGGGCCGGCTCCGGTGGGCCATTACATCGCGTATCAAGAAAAAATTAAGGCTTTTGGTGCCAGTGCCAGCAAGACCTTTGGCGATTACAACGTTGCAGCTGAGCTGTCTTTTCGCGATAACCAAGACTTGGCGAGTACGCAGGGTTTCGACACGAGCGCGCTCGCGCCGGTCGCAAACAATAACTCAAGCAATCCAGCCTATGCAGTCGGCCGCACGGCCCACTTGAATATCTCGGTGTTAGGCTCCGTGCCGCGTACTCCTCTCTGGGGAGAAGCTACGATTGCTGGCGAAATTGCTTGGAACCGTGTGCTGAAAATCACCAAAAACGCGACCGCCGCGGATCCAAATGCAACACGCGATGGTGTCGCGATGCGAGTCGTCTTTGAGCCGAAGTACCGGCAAGTCCTGCCAGGATTGGATCTAGGTGTGCCTATCGGCATCGGCTACGCGCCAAAAGGCTCCCGACCAATGGCAATGACACCCAACGCCTGGATCCCTGAAGGGGGAGGGGATATCAGCATAGGACTAAATGGGACTTACCTGGATTCTTGGAACTTCGGTTTGAACTACACCCACTATTACGGTACAGCCCGCACGTTTAACACGGGAGCTAACCAGGCGTTCGGCTGGGGTCAAACCCTTCGGGATCGAGATTTCATCTCGTTCACCGCTCGTTACACATTCTGA
- a CDS encoding aldehyde dehydrogenase family protein has translation MGEEMKTESKKPDSARSELAMKYFQAEYGHFINGEWVGGSSSEKIAMINPANLEVLSYIQSGNAEDVNRAVEAATQAFPKWSRSTPSERQAALYEMARRLRARANDYAAMLSLDNGKPIMEALHIDIPATIGQFELFAGAAFGLHGQTIDATQGVAIIHREPLGVVAQIIPWNVPLVMMATKIAPALAAGNTIVLKPAESVCLAVMEFIREMADLLPPGVLNVITGYGPNVGEALVTHPNVRKVAFTGSRPTAQKLMQYASVNVIPQTLELGGKSANIICADADMDAAAESAAMSIVVNKGEICFAATRHFVHESVMDAFVEKVQNILRKIRVGDPMIPSTQMGPQASRMQFDKVLGYLDIGRNEGATTAMGGKRATVSGFEQGYFIEPTLFTDVRNKMRIAQEEIFGPVGVVIPWKDEAQVIREANDTEFGLAAGLWTKNITQAHRMAREIEAGTVWVNRYFNTIPNVPFGGYKQSGFGREFSLDVLSHYTQLKSVIVSLQEGPIGLFDH, from the coding sequence ATGGGTGAAGAAATGAAGACTGAATCGAAAAAACCGGATTCTGCTCGCAGTGAGCTTGCTATGAAGTACTTCCAGGCGGAGTATGGCCATTTCATCAATGGTGAATGGGTCGGTGGATCCAGCAGCGAAAAAATCGCGATGATTAACCCTGCCAATCTGGAGGTGCTGTCCTATATCCAGTCAGGCAACGCTGAGGATGTAAACCGTGCCGTGGAGGCCGCCACACAGGCTTTCCCGAAATGGTCTCGCAGCACACCCAGTGAGCGTCAGGCTGCGCTCTATGAAATGGCGCGTCGCCTGCGCGCACGGGCCAATGATTACGCCGCGATGTTGTCGCTCGACAATGGCAAGCCTATCATGGAGGCGCTGCATATCGATATCCCAGCCACGATTGGGCAGTTTGAGTTGTTTGCTGGTGCTGCATTTGGTTTGCATGGGCAGACCATAGACGCGACACAAGGTGTGGCGATTATTCACCGCGAGCCGCTTGGTGTCGTGGCACAGATCATTCCCTGGAACGTGCCCCTTGTCATGATGGCGACAAAGATTGCGCCTGCTCTCGCTGCGGGCAATACCATTGTGCTGAAGCCGGCCGAGTCGGTCTGTTTGGCGGTCATGGAGTTCATCCGTGAGATGGCTGACCTGCTGCCGCCAGGCGTGCTGAACGTCATTACCGGCTACGGGCCAAATGTCGGTGAAGCGCTTGTGACCCACCCGAATGTCCGCAAGGTAGCGTTCACCGGCTCACGCCCGACCGCGCAAAAACTGATGCAATATGCCTCCGTCAATGTGATTCCTCAAACGCTGGAGTTGGGTGGAAAATCGGCCAACATTATTTGCGCGGACGCTGACATGGATGCAGCGGCAGAGTCCGCAGCCATGAGCATCGTGGTGAACAAGGGCGAAATTTGCTTTGCCGCGACACGCCACTTCGTCCATGAGTCAGTGATGGATGCATTTGTGGAGAAGGTTCAAAACATTCTTCGCAAGATTCGTGTTGGCGACCCTATGATCCCTTCGACGCAAATGGGGCCTCAGGCCTCCAGGATGCAGTTCGACAAGGTTCTTGGTTACCTCGATATCGGGCGCAATGAGGGTGCGACAACGGCGATGGGGGGTAAGCGCGCAACGGTGAGCGGATTTGAGCAAGGCTACTTTATTGAGCCGACCTTGTTTACTGATGTGCGCAACAAAATGCGCATCGCTCAAGAGGAGATTTTTGGGCCGGTCGGTGTGGTCATTCCATGGAAAGACGAGGCTCAAGTCATACGCGAGGCTAACGACACTGAATTTGGTTTGGCGGCTGGTCTCTGGACCAAAAACATCACGCAAGCCCATCGCATGGCGCGCGAGATCGAAGCGGGGACCGTGTGGGTCAACCGCTACTTCAACACGATCCCCAATGTACCGTTCGGTGGCTACAAGCAAAGTGGTTTCGGTCGCGAATTTTCACTCGACGTTCTGAGCCACTACACCCAACTCAAGAGTGTGATCGTTTCCCTGCAAGAAGGACCCATTGGGCTGTTTGACCATTAA
- a CDS encoding VOC family protein, translated as MASVTELGYLGISVSDAAAWKNYATEVMGMQLVDEGEADRFYLRMDLWHHRIVVHTGGDDDLAYVGWRVAGAQELEQMAAKLTAAGIEVRRGTEAEAAERRVLGLLKLQDPAGNAHEIFYSPLVDGHKPFHPGRPMFGGFKTGDQGVGHIILRSVDPEATMRFFAVLGVTGSSDYLLKLTDGTPVRIPFLKCNNREHSVALMFGPMPKRANHLMVEYQDMRDLGQTLDKVHKHGIDIAVQLGVHSNDGALSFYAANPSGWLWEPGWSGVCAPAQQEHFRCDVFGHDLDKAQYVGGVNFRSED; from the coding sequence ATGGCAAGCGTAACTGAACTGGGTTACTTGGGGATTTCCGTGAGCGATGCTGCTGCATGGAAGAACTACGCGACCGAGGTGATGGGTATGCAACTGGTCGACGAAGGTGAGGCTGATCGTTTCTATCTGCGCATGGACCTCTGGCATCACCGCATTGTGGTGCATACCGGTGGTGACGATGACCTTGCCTATGTCGGCTGGCGAGTAGCGGGTGCTCAAGAACTGGAGCAGATGGCTGCCAAATTGACGGCTGCAGGTATTGAGGTTCGTCGCGGCACCGAGGCAGAAGCTGCAGAGCGCCGTGTTCTGGGTCTGCTGAAGTTGCAGGATCCTGCTGGCAATGCGCACGAAATTTTTTACTCGCCACTGGTGGATGGGCACAAGCCATTCCACCCAGGACGTCCGATGTTTGGGGGCTTCAAAACGGGTGATCAGGGTGTTGGTCACATCATTCTGCGATCCGTAGACCCGGAGGCGACGATGCGCTTCTTTGCGGTGCTTGGGGTTACTGGAAGCTCTGACTACCTTTTGAAGTTGACAGATGGCACCCCGGTTCGGATTCCTTTCTTGAAATGCAATAACCGTGAGCATTCCGTGGCCTTGATGTTCGGTCCGATGCCCAAGCGTGCGAATCACCTGATGGTTGAATACCAGGACATGCGGGACTTGGGGCAGACGTTGGACAAGGTGCATAAGCATGGTATCGACATTGCTGTGCAATTGGGCGTGCATAGCAATGACGGAGCGCTGAGTTTCTATGCGGCCAATCCGTCTGGTTGGTTGTGGGAGCCCGGTTGGAGTGGGGTATGCGCACCGGCTCAGCAGGAGCACTTTCGCTGTGACGTTTTTGGGCATGACCTCGATAAAGCGCAATACGTCGGTGGCGTTAATTTTCGCAGCGAAGATTGA
- a CDS encoding cupin domain-containing protein → MSDHSKPVTEDVVPPELRQSYKDNSIVPLWESVPATSFGKQIEEAQIWRWSTMLPIIQETAKMRATHVLDRRVLLMTNPKRLHVWDEAGTGPLMFDFQCVMPGERAGAHRHPMNALRFVVQCTGGVKSIVDGKDCVMEPGDLILTPGWCWHEHVNEGKDPIIWLDVLDVMLHHFLGTTGFQPGPARDVRPQLADSAFTAAGIVPKLDGSDHASRSYSPIFRYPWVDAVRALVASPAAPDGSREVRYGNPLTGGPSMDLIDSTLLQLESGKSTRKYKSSAAAMCFVVEGHGVSQIGEKTIEWSPHDVFTMPANLWASHQAKGGTARIFQVSTREIYRRLGLFTEAFGE, encoded by the coding sequence ATGAGTGACCATTCGAAACCAGTGACAGAAGACGTCGTTCCGCCGGAACTCCGTCAGTCCTACAAAGACAACAGTATTGTTCCCCTTTGGGAGAGTGTTCCGGCGACAAGCTTTGGAAAGCAGATCGAGGAGGCGCAGATCTGGCGCTGGTCTACCATGTTACCGATCATCCAAGAGACCGCCAAGATGCGCGCCACACACGTACTGGATCGACGCGTGTTGCTGATGACGAATCCGAAGCGACTCCATGTTTGGGATGAGGCAGGCACAGGCCCGCTCATGTTCGACTTTCAGTGTGTGATGCCTGGTGAGCGGGCTGGTGCCCATCGTCATCCGATGAACGCCTTGCGCTTTGTCGTGCAATGCACCGGGGGCGTCAAGTCCATCGTGGATGGCAAGGACTGCGTAATGGAGCCCGGTGATCTCATTCTTACACCTGGTTGGTGCTGGCATGAACATGTCAACGAAGGAAAGGATCCCATCATCTGGCTTGATGTTTTGGATGTGATGCTGCATCACTTTCTGGGCACCACGGGCTTCCAGCCTGGCCCTGCACGCGATGTGCGACCCCAGTTGGCGGACTCGGCATTCACGGCAGCAGGCATCGTGCCTAAGCTCGATGGCAGCGACCATGCAAGCCGTAGCTATTCACCCATCTTCCGCTATCCGTGGGTAGATGCGGTGCGTGCGCTCGTTGCCTCACCTGCGGCACCAGATGGTTCCCGGGAGGTGCGCTACGGCAACCCGCTAACTGGCGGTCCCTCCATGGACCTGATCGACAGCACCTTGCTTCAGTTGGAATCCGGGAAATCGACGCGCAAGTACAAGAGCTCCGCAGCGGCAATGTGCTTCGTCGTCGAAGGCCATGGGGTCAGCCAAATCGGTGAAAAAACTATCGAGTGGTCGCCTCATGATGTCTTCACGATGCCGGCCAACCTGTGGGCCAGCCATCAGGCCAAGGGCGGCACAGCACGCATTTTCCAGGTTTCAACCCGCGAGATTTACCGTCGCCTGGGCCTTTTCACAGAAGCGTTTGGGGAGTGA
- a CDS encoding aldehyde dehydrogenase family protein, with protein MHTEHAYALPECRNLFYGGRFHVPQGGYGRTLNPATQEDLGPVSNANAADVDAAVQAAHLAFQSWRHTKPAVRAAALREFGNRLRTHAEELGFLDAINCGNPVREMAADVHFAATQVDYFAGLVHEAKGDTLPMGDGVLNYSVREPYGVVARIVAYNHPLMFLAAKLAAAVAAGNTVILKAATQAPLSAYRLATLLQDVFPPGVVNVLSGDTPCGQALVDHPLVKKVSLIGSTATGKSILRSAAEKVMPVSLELGGKNPLIICPEADMDKAIEGAVKGMNFTWAGQSCGSTSRCFVHRSVYDRVIKEMVQKISQLYRCGLPTDPATTMGCLVSKAQYEKVMSFIDSAHKEGARLVCGGVRPSDKALDNGWFVTATVFADVTPAMRLFREEVFGPVLAVIPWDEEEDLLRMVNGLDFGLTASIWTKDLARAHRLASRVESGYVWINHVSAHFIGADFGGYKQSGLGREEGVSELLAWTQTKNVHVVL; from the coding sequence ATGCACACTGAACACGCCTACGCGTTGCCGGAGTGCCGCAATCTGTTCTACGGCGGACGCTTTCATGTGCCGCAAGGAGGCTACGGTCGAACTCTGAACCCCGCGACCCAGGAGGATCTGGGGCCCGTCTCCAACGCCAACGCAGCAGATGTGGATGCCGCTGTACAGGCGGCTCATTTGGCATTTCAGTCATGGCGCCATACGAAGCCAGCGGTTCGTGCTGCGGCGCTGCGGGAGTTCGGTAACAGGCTGCGGACCCACGCTGAGGAGCTGGGTTTTCTGGATGCCATCAACTGCGGCAACCCCGTGCGCGAGATGGCAGCGGACGTGCATTTTGCCGCAACGCAGGTCGACTACTTCGCGGGCTTGGTTCATGAAGCCAAAGGCGACACCCTTCCAATGGGGGATGGCGTGCTCAATTACTCGGTGCGCGAGCCCTACGGTGTGGTCGCGCGTATCGTGGCTTACAACCATCCGCTCATGTTTCTCGCGGCCAAGTTGGCAGCGGCCGTCGCGGCAGGTAACACCGTCATCCTGAAGGCTGCGACGCAAGCCCCCTTGTCCGCTTACCGCCTGGCTACATTGTTGCAGGATGTCTTTCCTCCCGGCGTAGTCAATGTGCTTAGTGGCGACACACCGTGCGGACAAGCGCTCGTCGACCATCCTTTGGTCAAGAAGGTGTCGTTGATTGGCTCCACCGCCACGGGCAAATCAATTTTGCGCTCAGCAGCCGAGAAGGTGATGCCCGTAAGCCTGGAGCTGGGTGGAAAAAATCCTCTGATCATCTGTCCAGAGGCGGACATGGACAAAGCCATTGAGGGTGCGGTCAAAGGGATGAACTTCACTTGGGCGGGGCAGAGTTGCGGCTCGACATCTCGCTGCTTCGTTCATCGATCAGTATACGACCGAGTCATTAAAGAGATGGTGCAGAAAATTTCACAACTTTATCGTTGTGGACTGCCAACGGATCCCGCGACCACGATGGGCTGCCTGGTGTCCAAGGCGCAGTACGAAAAGGTCATGTCCTTCATTGATTCCGCTCATAAAGAGGGCGCTCGTCTTGTGTGCGGTGGCGTTCGTCCGAGCGACAAAGCGTTGGACAACGGCTGGTTTGTAACGGCTACCGTGTTTGCTGATGTCACCCCTGCCATGCGTTTGTTCCGCGAAGAGGTGTTCGGCCCGGTCTTGGCTGTGATTCCATGGGACGAAGAGGAAGATCTGCTGCGCATGGTCAATGGGCTGGATTTCGGCTTGACCGCTTCAATATGGACAAAGGATCTGGCCCGCGCCCATCGCCTGGCATCTCGCGTTGAGTCCGGCTATGTATGGATCAATCACGTCAGTGCCCACTTTATCGGGGCAGACTTTGGTGGCTACAAGCAATCAGGTCTTGGGCGTGAGGAGGGTGTATCTGAATTGCTTGCATGGACCCAGACCAAGAATGTTCATGTGGTGTTGTGA
- a CDS encoding MarR family winged helix-turn-helix transcriptional regulator, translated as MNLDSSLGFLISDTARHVKRLLYPGIAQLGIRGGSWYVLRALFEADGVTQRELANRLGTTQPSTLEMLRSMEKEGLVHFQRDTLDRRKLRIYLTDKALKLKTPLLRAAGEANSILLGGLTQAQEILLKTMLGTVRSAAADAIAQFELQSAVKESPTKLHLREEERQATETKRTAVDGRGPRIEAQQIASSIRKRKA; from the coding sequence ATGAACTTGGACAGCAGCCTCGGTTTTCTTATCTCTGACACGGCTCGCCACGTCAAGCGGCTGCTCTACCCTGGCATTGCCCAACTCGGTATTCGTGGTGGTAGCTGGTACGTGCTGCGTGCACTCTTTGAGGCGGACGGCGTGACACAGAGAGAACTGGCGAACCGACTTGGCACAACGCAGCCTTCGACGCTTGAAATGCTGCGTTCTATGGAGAAAGAGGGCCTTGTCCACTTCCAGAGGGATACGCTTGACCGACGCAAGCTGCGCATCTACCTCACCGATAAAGCACTCAAGTTGAAAACGCCTCTGTTGCGTGCCGCAGGCGAGGCCAACTCGATCCTGCTGGGCGGACTCACGCAAGCGCAGGAGATATTGCTGAAGACTATGTTGGGCACAGTGCGCAGCGCCGCCGCCGATGCAATCGCGCAGTTTGAGTTGCAATCTGCAGTCAAAGAATCTCCGACCAAGCTCCATCTTCGGGAGGAAGAAAGGCAGGCCACGGAAACCAAACGGACTGCCGTCGACGGTAGAGGACCTCGCATAGAAGCGCAACAAATAGCCTCATCGATCAGAAAGCGCAAAGCCTGA
- a CDS encoding dihydrodipicolinate synthase family protein: MKITPADFRGVFGIMPTPATEDASRWQTQQSVNLSETEKMVRFLNTAKIDILATTGTFGEGATLTWPETQLFVDCVVQTNKRSRPLFAGVTTLNTRDTIERARVLVDIGVDGLFVGRPMWLAMDDKSIVRYYQDIAAALPGVPMVAYDNPVAFKGKISTEAYLELAKIPEVVASKHTGGPALAKDMRAVGEKMRILPLATAWLAAAQELPELALAAWSGSVACAPTVNMALSQAILAGDWQRAKELSEKCNWAESAMFVGGDLAAFMDYSIQIAHLRFAAAGLVNPGPPRPPYLELPDNYRDGAIECGRRWKQLESEFSA; this comes from the coding sequence ATGAAAATTACCCCCGCTGATTTCCGCGGTGTCTTCGGCATCATGCCGACGCCCGCTACCGAGGATGCCAGTAGGTGGCAAACGCAGCAATCCGTGAACCTCTCGGAAACCGAAAAGATGGTTCGGTTTTTGAACACGGCCAAGATTGACATCTTGGCGACAACCGGTACGTTCGGTGAAGGTGCCACGCTGACTTGGCCTGAAACGCAGCTCTTTGTAGACTGTGTCGTACAAACCAACAAACGTTCGCGTCCCTTGTTTGCCGGTGTGACGACCCTGAATACGCGCGACACGATTGAGCGTGCTCGTGTGTTGGTGGACATCGGTGTCGATGGCCTGTTCGTTGGACGCCCGATGTGGTTGGCTATGGATGACAAGTCTATCGTCCGCTATTACCAAGACATTGCTGCTGCGCTACCTGGCGTACCGATGGTGGCCTACGACAACCCGGTGGCGTTCAAAGGCAAGATTTCCACCGAGGCCTACCTGGAACTGGCAAAGATCCCAGAGGTGGTTGCTTCCAAGCACACCGGTGGGCCTGCACTGGCCAAAGACATGCGTGCTGTGGGTGAGAAGATGCGGATATTGCCCTTGGCTACTGCGTGGCTGGCTGCAGCCCAAGAATTGCCAGAACTTGCCCTCGCTGCTTGGTCTGGCAGCGTGGCCTGCGCACCTACTGTGAACATGGCGCTGTCGCAAGCCATACTGGCAGGTGACTGGCAGCGCGCCAAGGAGCTTTCAGAAAAGTGCAACTGGGCGGAGTCGGCCATGTTTGTGGGCGGAGATTTGGCGGCCTTTATGGACTACAGCATCCAGATCGCTCATTTGCGTTTTGCAGCAGCCGGCCTTGTAAATCCGGGTCCTCCGCGACCGCCTTACCTTGAGTTGCCGGACAACTACCGCGACGGTGCCATCGAGTGCGGTCGCCGATGGAAGCAGCTTGAGAGCGAATTCTCGGCCTGA